One window from the genome of Marinobacter sp. LV10R510-11A encodes:
- a CDS encoding relaxase/mobilization nuclease domain-containing protein encodes MIHKKKEFDSSAYGRLNYAAGGIGHEHTIESLGFIKGTMTSDLKFIDQPAQAQEPEPMFIIEGIDDILNAIPEVTASSGSSSANSGNSSVTKGKTAASAPAVDFSDLDNEFEAAASMHCGKGEKLFGHYIISLAPGETLTPEQWGEVLKEYMDSMGYDEFCKYCGFIHRETSSEHLHILTCRVQLKPGGPLVDGSNDYAKGMEAMRKLEKRFGLQIVANPEDSWGVDIKKEQFKYLGGNREEANEAMLNGPRKDWAAVIRARVNEAWGKQKPRNMGELVSALRAVGVDVKVRTNKAGEPEGISYQAHGSKAWISGSKVKATRLTWRNLIEKEGITYDLHKHNAALGLPPAPGTLVRADAFQPINRIQFAALKRSKIKVRLYKRGKVHHVRFGFEQLLKSGKERHEEMMHDQMFKLVRDLLALLFGTDRGWAAPATQTRDNEVPDGMDLIQDDTDPDQAWTILASDKPDRKELEKIKIETSEMILAEHGEWIKPKISGDGDTLDNDMDLNL; translated from the coding sequence ATGATCCACAAAAAAAAGGAGTTCGACTCCAGCGCCTACGGGCGTCTGAATTACGCAGCAGGCGGAATAGGGCACGAGCACACGATTGAGAGTTTGGGCTTCATAAAAGGAACCATGACCTCTGACCTCAAATTCATCGACCAACCAGCGCAAGCCCAAGAGCCCGAGCCGATGTTCATCATTGAAGGCATAGATGACATTCTGAACGCCATTCCAGAAGTTACTGCCAGCAGTGGCAGTTCGAGTGCCAACAGTGGCAATTCAAGTGTCACAAAAGGCAAAACCGCTGCCAGTGCCCCCGCAGTAGACTTCAGCGACTTAGATAATGAGTTCGAAGCCGCCGCAAGCATGCACTGCGGGAAAGGTGAGAAATTGTTCGGGCATTACATCATAAGCCTAGCCCCAGGCGAAACCCTAACCCCAGAGCAATGGGGTGAGGTCTTGAAGGAATATATGGATTCCATGGGCTATGACGAGTTTTGCAAATACTGCGGCTTCATTCATCGTGAGACCTCGTCCGAGCATCTGCACATCCTAACCTGCCGAGTTCAGCTCAAACCGGGCGGCCCTTTGGTCGATGGCAGCAACGACTATGCAAAAGGCATGGAAGCCATGCGCAAGCTTGAGAAAAGGTTTGGCCTGCAAATCGTCGCGAACCCAGAGGACTCATGGGGCGTTGACATCAAAAAAGAGCAATTCAAATACCTGGGCGGTAATCGCGAAGAGGCAAACGAAGCCATGCTGAATGGCCCACGGAAGGATTGGGCGGCGGTTATCCGGGCAAGGGTGAACGAGGCATGGGGCAAGCAAAAACCGCGCAATATGGGCGAGCTGGTGAGTGCTCTGCGGGCGGTAGGGGTTGACGTTAAAGTTCGAACAAACAAGGCTGGCGAGCCAGAGGGGATCAGCTATCAAGCCCATGGATCGAAGGCCTGGATATCTGGCTCAAAAGTGAAAGCGACCCGGCTGACATGGCGGAATCTTATCGAAAAGGAGGGCATCACCTACGATCTGCACAAGCACAACGCCGCCCTGGGTCTTCCACCCGCTCCGGGTACTTTGGTTCGTGCTGATGCATTCCAGCCGATCAACCGGATCCAATTTGCAGCCCTCAAGCGCTCAAAAATCAAGGTCAGACTTTACAAGCGCGGCAAGGTTCACCATGTCCGGTTTGGGTTTGAGCAGTTGCTGAAAAGTGGAAAAGAGCGGCACGAGGAGATGATGCACGATCAAATGTTCAAGCTCGTCCGGGACCTTCTTGCGTTGCTATTTGGCACGGATAGAGGCTGGGCAGCTCCGGCAACTCAAACCCGAGACAACGAAGTCCCAGACGGCATGGATCTAATTCAAGACGACACCGATCCGGATCAAGCCTGGACAATATTAGCGAGCGACAAGCCAGACAGGAAGGAATTGGAGAAGATCAAAATCGAGACGAGTGAAATGATTCTGGCCGAACACGGCGAATGGATCAAACCAAAAATTTCGGGCGATGGCGATACTCTCGACAATGACATGGACCTCAATCTTTGA
- the istA gene encoding IS21 family transposase, translating to MPAKRLSMRKIKEVLRLKWERGLSNRQIAAACGVSRPTVSEYLRRLAEAGLNWPLPEDLGEARLEKMLFPPPPDLPAQVRGIPDWKQIHDELKGKYVTLFLLWQEYRQANPEGYQYSWFCERYRAWQGKLDLVMRQDHRAGEKLFVDYAGQTVPVIDRTTGEIHEAQIFVAVMGASNYTYAEATWSQKLPDWIGSHIRTFEFLMGVPELVVPDNLKSGVTKAHRYEPDLNPTYQDMAAHYGVAVVPTRVRKPRDKAKVEGGVLIVERWILAALRHRQHFSLGQLNATLRELLEKLNRRPFRKLPGCRRDHFEQLDKPVLQPLPAEPYVYAEWKKARVNIDYHVAIDGHYYSVPYTLIKKEVEVRITHNTIECFYRGNRIASHRRSDQKGRHTTISAHMPESHRQAGEWSPERLIAWAAKTGPATEKLIRTALGARKHPQQAYRSCLGILRLGKSYGEARLEAACQRALMLGSCRYKSIESILKHRLDQQPLEEQQELALPDTHDNIRGPAYYH from the coding sequence ATGCCTGCGAAGAGGTTATCCATGCGTAAGATCAAAGAAGTCCTTCGCCTCAAATGGGAGCGAGGGCTAAGCAACCGACAGATTGCGGCGGCCTGCGGCGTCAGCCGCCCCACGGTAAGCGAGTATCTTCGGCGTTTAGCCGAAGCCGGTCTGAACTGGCCATTGCCGGAGGATCTGGGGGAGGCTCGCCTAGAAAAAATGCTGTTTCCGCCACCCCCAGACTTGCCGGCTCAGGTCCGAGGCATACCGGACTGGAAGCAGATTCACGATGAACTGAAGGGTAAATACGTCACTCTGTTCCTGCTCTGGCAGGAGTACCGGCAGGCAAACCCAGAGGGGTATCAGTACAGCTGGTTCTGCGAGCGCTACCGGGCCTGGCAGGGCAAGCTGGATCTGGTGATGCGCCAGGACCATCGAGCGGGTGAGAAGCTGTTTGTGGACTACGCCGGCCAGACCGTGCCCGTCATTGACCGCACTACCGGAGAGATCCACGAGGCGCAGATCTTTGTGGCGGTTATGGGCGCTTCCAATTACACCTACGCCGAAGCCACCTGGAGCCAGAAGTTGCCAGACTGGATTGGCTCCCACATCCGAACCTTCGAATTCCTCATGGGAGTGCCTGAACTGGTGGTCCCCGACAACCTAAAATCCGGTGTGACCAAAGCTCACCGCTACGAGCCAGACCTCAACCCAACCTATCAGGACATGGCCGCCCATTACGGCGTGGCCGTTGTCCCTACACGGGTCCGAAAGCCCCGAGATAAAGCCAAGGTGGAAGGCGGTGTGCTGATCGTCGAACGCTGGATCCTGGCGGCGCTGCGCCACCGTCAGCACTTCTCCCTGGGGCAGCTCAATGCAACCCTCCGTGAGCTGCTGGAAAAGCTCAATCGTCGCCCCTTCCGAAAGCTGCCCGGCTGCCGGCGTGACCACTTCGAACAACTGGACAAGCCCGTTCTACAGCCGCTACCGGCAGAGCCGTATGTCTACGCAGAGTGGAAGAAGGCACGGGTGAACATCGACTACCACGTGGCCATCGACGGGCACTACTACTCGGTACCCTACACCCTGATCAAGAAGGAGGTGGAGGTCAGGATTACCCACAACACCATTGAGTGTTTTTACCGGGGCAACCGGATCGCCAGCCACCGTCGCTCTGACCAGAAGGGGCGGCATACCACCATCTCCGCCCATATGCCCGAATCCCATCGGCAGGCGGGTGAGTGGTCGCCGGAACGGCTGATTGCCTGGGCGGCCAAGACCGGACCCGCGACGGAAAAGCTCATCCGCACCGCCTTGGGTGCCCGCAAACACCCACAGCAGGCCTACCGCTCCTGTCTGGGCATTCTCCGGCTGGGAAAGAGCTACGGCGAAGCACGACTGGAAGCCGCCTGCCAGCGCGCCCTGATGCTGGGAAGCTGCCGCTATAAAAGCATTGAATCCATCCTCAAACATCGCCTGGACCAGCAGCCCCTGGAAGAACAGCAAGAGCTGGCCTTACCCGATACCCACGACAATATCCGTGGCCCAGCCTACTACCACTGA
- the istB gene encoding IS21-like element helper ATPase IstB, which yields MLKHPTLDKLHALKLTGMAAALADQSATPDITELSFEERLGLLVDREMTERDNRRLTSRLRRAGLRHTAVLEDLDYRNSRGLDKGLIQSLASCQWVKEHLNVLVTGPTGVGKTWLACALAHKACREGYTAQYVRLTRLLRELTIAKGDGQYPKLLTNLAKVDVLILDDWGLMKLSAENRRDLLEVLEDRYGRRSTIATSQLPIEEWHDVIGDATLADAILDRLVHNAYKINLRGESMRKRQVIFIPSNRTEV from the coding sequence ATGCTGAAACATCCGACTCTGGACAAACTCCATGCCCTCAAATTGACAGGCATGGCCGCCGCACTGGCTGATCAGTCAGCCACGCCTGACATCACAGAACTGAGCTTCGAGGAACGCCTTGGACTGCTGGTCGATCGGGAGATGACCGAACGAGATAACCGACGCCTGACCAGCCGGCTGCGCCGGGCTGGACTGCGACACACCGCCGTTCTCGAAGACCTGGATTACCGGAACTCGCGCGGCCTGGATAAGGGATTAATCCAATCCCTGGCAAGCTGCCAATGGGTGAAGGAACACCTGAATGTGCTCGTCACCGGCCCCACCGGCGTTGGCAAAACCTGGCTGGCCTGTGCCTTGGCGCACAAAGCTTGTCGGGAAGGCTACACCGCCCAGTACGTTCGTCTGACTCGGCTGCTACGAGAACTGACCATCGCCAAAGGAGATGGCCAGTACCCCAAGCTCCTGACTAACCTCGCCAAAGTGGATGTGCTGATCCTGGATGACTGGGGACTCATGAAGCTGAGTGCAGAGAACCGAAGAGACTTGCTGGAAGTGCTGGAAGACCGTTACGGCCGTCGCTCCACCATCGCCACCAGCCAACTCCCTATCGAGGAATGGCATGACGTCATCGGTGACGCCACTCTGGCGGATGCCATTCTGGATCGGCTGGTTCACAACGCCTACAAGATCAATCTCAGGGGTGAATCCATGCGAAAACGGCAGGTAATCTTTATTCCGTCCAATAGGACAGAAGTCTAG
- a CDS encoding PEP-CTERM sorting domain-containing protein — MKTSNLFGAVLAMSFVSSSAFASVITFADVTFDSNNGPTSAVLSGKTSLFGSGARDTFGDNNKSVGSLAASDEFLAGKAGTQAFFAAIGNDKEVGRVTLKFGETPFTFSNFTVFENGGFDPAGPFAEVFTAQLLLDDGSSTTRQYRTASSFELYAPVGNADTSVAGAAATTFSALDFGITSDSLVRELIIESVLFSQASDFGVSSAFGAGDFDPDITYVALNTSSTEVPEPSTLALFGLGLAGLGWSRRKKA, encoded by the coding sequence ATGAAAACTTCTAACTTATTTGGTGCGGTTCTTGCGATGTCGTTTGTCAGCTCTTCGGCGTTTGCATCCGTTATTACCTTCGCTGACGTTACCTTTGATTCGAACAACGGCCCGACTTCCGCGGTTCTGAGTGGCAAAACGAGTCTTTTCGGATCGGGCGCACGTGACACCTTTGGTGACAACAATAAGTCAGTGGGCTCGCTTGCGGCTTCCGATGAATTTTTAGCAGGCAAGGCTGGGACACAAGCATTTTTTGCTGCTATTGGCAATGATAAAGAAGTCGGTCGCGTAACGCTTAAGTTTGGGGAGACCCCTTTCACATTCTCCAACTTTACTGTGTTTGAGAATGGTGGGTTTGATCCAGCTGGTCCTTTTGCAGAGGTGTTTACCGCACAGTTACTGCTTGATGACGGTTCGTCTACAACCCGCCAGTATCGCACGGCTAGCAGCTTCGAATTGTATGCGCCAGTTGGCAACGCTGATACGAGTGTAGCAGGGGCGGCAGCCACGACATTTAGCGCACTTGATTTCGGGATTACGTCAGACAGTTTAGTAAGGGAGTTGATCATCGAGAGCGTGCTTTTTAGCCAAGCATCAGATTTTGGCGTGTCCTCTGCCTTCGGTGCAGGTGATTTTGACCCCGACATCACCTATGTAGCGCTGAACACAAGCTCTACTGAAGTTCCAGAACCTTCTACCCTCGCCTTGTTTGGCCTCGGACTCGCTGGCCTTGGCTGGTCCAGGCGCAAGAAAGCGTAA
- a CDS encoding SOS response-associated peptidase has product MCGRYNVIDDPLVQGLLEILGIPIRAQTRLNIAPGAKGQIVYETNQGRTLEDAIWSLLIERKPDGTGYRPSAKYSTFNARSGSLGTSPLWKKRFHSQRAIIPASGFHEWTGEKGHKQCYNIHPTNNAIAFAGLYELWDFDGEVVPSYTIITLPSHPRFSHIHPKSIPLMLMSEDFDMWLDPHLTNTDPLQHLLKTQVRQPISVEPIRSPVDLEPTELGEEITADNG; this is encoded by the coding sequence ATGTGCGGACGGTACAACGTAATCGACGATCCATTGGTCCAAGGATTACTGGAAATCCTGGGCATCCCCATTCGCGCACAAACCCGCCTCAACATAGCTCCAGGCGCAAAAGGTCAGATCGTCTACGAAACCAATCAAGGCCGAACCCTGGAAGATGCAATCTGGTCACTCTTGATAGAACGCAAACCTGACGGCACCGGATACCGCCCTTCCGCAAAATACAGCACCTTCAACGCCCGATCGGGAAGCCTTGGAACCAGTCCACTTTGGAAAAAACGCTTCCATTCACAACGAGCCATTATACCGGCCAGCGGTTTCCATGAATGGACCGGAGAGAAAGGACATAAACAGTGTTACAACATACACCCGACCAACAACGCGATAGCCTTTGCGGGACTATATGAGCTTTGGGATTTTGATGGCGAAGTTGTGCCCTCGTACACGATTATTACCCTGCCATCACACCCCAGATTCAGCCATATACACCCAAAAAGCATACCGCTGATGCTGATGTCGGAAGACTTCGATATGTGGCTAGACCCTCATCTTACAAACACGGACCCACTACAGCATCTGCTCAAGACTCAGGTAAGGCAACCAATCTCAGTAGAGCCCATCAGGTCACCAGTTGACCTAGAGCCCACAGAGCTGGGGGAAGAGATAACAGCTGATAACGGTTGA
- a CDS encoding plasmid mobilization protein — MQPIKKANKQVKNRGGRPPKAPEDRKTVVIRLRFTPAQAEGIKQQATDKGFKFTSRYLCRVLSNRNAQTSITPGDLMTVSKLARNSNAIVAHLAAGESYPREWVDQAKMTAKIVNELNQKVNKLLATKGPAK, encoded by the coding sequence ATGCAACCAATCAAGAAAGCAAATAAGCAAGTAAAGAACAGGGGCGGACGCCCACCAAAAGCCCCAGAGGACCGAAAAACGGTTGTCATCAGGCTCCGCTTCACCCCAGCCCAGGCAGAGGGTATCAAGCAGCAAGCCACCGACAAAGGCTTCAAATTCACTTCTAGGTATCTTTGCAGAGTGCTGAGCAACAGGAACGCCCAGACATCAATAACTCCAGGCGACTTGATGACCGTGTCAAAGCTGGCCCGCAACTCAAACGCAATAGTGGCGCACCTTGCAGCGGGGGAGAGCTATCCTCGCGAATGGGTCGATCAAGCAAAAATGACCGCGAAAATTGTCAACGAGCTAAACCAAAAAGTGAACAAATTGCTCGCAACAAAAGGACCCGCAAAATGA
- a CDS encoding DUF262 domain-containing protein codes for MRAGKYSFKELFVNRYIDQLIVPEIQRDYVWQEDQLLSFFSSIAEEFCKFQDACIPEINVDIQSDSGALLQKDFEDFFRKRNFSANIGFIYAYSDEQYQGRYFLIDGQQRITSLYLLLLILASRCGQEGTFTKHYCRAGHPLLDYRVRDATSYFLGAIVQLVLENPEVEIEDQAWYLDAYSEDASIRTMLNNLKSISSWLDSAELSEAEFFEYVQNLTEFWYFDTNISAQGENLYIYLNARGEQVQSNENLKAELLSHIATDSQKNDWGKKWEQWQDLFWKHRKLGARQRSLNADKGFNGFIFCVAALKQYLLRDRQYIASEKRRDRQTSLSVLSSILDLNDIEKYVKALEFLDHHRAEFEALYDYSDWIEKCLKELWSLWNLDSTDWFIDHHRPEVFSSETNRMVLAWGVLHSVVASLDRGVGLECLYRNLRPFYLRFHNNVRAAQQVKDSVENLLGEGFVTSDELHEEYQRENWLRAIDDTEKRRQAESIIWEIEDHPLNLDGSDVGAINITHLVTFDADLSLDKLNSIKNAFFQCFPGSSSSNKELQSLLLRIPDQGCH; via the coding sequence ATGAGAGCAGGTAAGTACAGCTTCAAAGAGCTTTTCGTTAACAGGTACATCGACCAGCTTATCGTTCCTGAAATACAGCGGGATTATGTTTGGCAAGAAGACCAGCTTCTTAGTTTTTTTTCTTCGATCGCCGAAGAGTTCTGTAAATTTCAGGATGCTTGCATCCCAGAGATCAATGTCGACATCCAAAGCGATTCTGGCGCACTTTTACAGAAAGATTTTGAGGACTTTTTCCGCAAGCGAAATTTCTCGGCGAACATCGGCTTCATCTACGCCTACAGTGACGAGCAGTACCAAGGGCGATATTTCCTGATCGACGGACAACAGCGGATAACAAGCTTGTACCTCCTGCTATTGATCCTGGCTAGCCGGTGTGGTCAGGAAGGTACTTTCACGAAACATTATTGCCGAGCAGGGCACCCCCTGCTTGATTACCGGGTTCGTGATGCAACCAGTTACTTTCTCGGGGCCATCGTGCAACTGGTGCTTGAAAATCCAGAAGTCGAGATAGAAGACCAAGCATGGTATCTCGATGCTTATAGCGAAGATGCCAGTATCCGGACGATGCTCAATAATCTGAAGTCAATATCCTCTTGGCTTGATTCGGCGGAACTTTCAGAAGCGGAGTTTTTTGAGTATGTCCAGAACCTAACAGAGTTCTGGTACTTCGATACCAATATCAGCGCACAAGGTGAAAACCTTTATATTTATTTGAATGCTCGTGGAGAGCAAGTCCAAAGCAATGAGAACCTGAAGGCGGAACTGCTCTCGCATATTGCGACAGACTCGCAGAAGAATGATTGGGGCAAGAAGTGGGAGCAATGGCAGGATCTTTTTTGGAAGCACCGAAAACTTGGTGCAAGGCAAAGGAGCCTCAATGCTGACAAGGGATTCAACGGGTTCATTTTTTGCGTCGCGGCGTTGAAACAATACCTTCTAAGAGACAGACAATACATCGCGTCTGAAAAGCGACGGGATCGGCAAACCTCTCTTTCTGTGCTTTCGAGTATCCTCGACCTGAATGATATTGAGAAATACGTCAAGGCCCTAGAGTTCCTCGACCATCATAGGGCAGAATTCGAAGCTTTATACGATTACTCAGATTGGATCGAAAAATGTTTGAAAGAGCTTTGGTCACTCTGGAACCTGGATTCAACCGATTGGTTCATTGACCACCATAGGCCTGAAGTATTCTCCTCCGAGACCAATCGCATGGTTTTAGCCTGGGGGGTATTACATTCGGTTGTAGCTTCATTGGATAGAGGTGTGGGTTTGGAGTGTCTATATCGGAATCTGAGACCTTTCTACCTTCGATTCCACAATAACGTGCGAGCAGCACAGCAGGTAAAGGACAGCGTTGAAAATCTTCTGGGCGAAGGTTTCGTTACTAGTGACGAGTTGCACGAAGAGTACCAGCGGGAAAACTGGTTGAGGGCAATTGATGATACTGAAAAGCGGCGTCAAGCCGAATCTATCATTTGGGAAATTGAAGATCATCCGTTGAATTTAGATGGGTCCGACGTCGGTGCAATTAACATCACTCACCTCGTAACGTTTGATGCTGATTTATCACTCGATAAGTTGAACTCTATTAAAAACGCGTTTTTTCAGTGCTTCCCCGGTTCATCCTCTAGCAATAAGGAGCTTCAAAGTCTCCTGCTGCGTATTCCAGACCAAGGTTGCCACTGA
- a CDS encoding Pycsar system effector family protein — MSEGNETLTEKSAFLFDVLKRYDHYVATTNFKVGLMMSFLGVIIYGLTIRVMSISPEPSGCNYIYYTVIIFSALTIAFSLFSAVNLLRTVFPNTKTHDGDKSLIFFGDVATCENGADGYFKKIEDATAEDLVEDLAKQTYIVADIINEKFRVLKFAIKITIYGVVPLFAVSLLLLILEGSK, encoded by the coding sequence TTGAGCGAAGGAAATGAAACCTTGACAGAAAAGTCAGCATTTTTATTCGATGTTCTAAAAAGGTACGACCATTACGTTGCAACGACAAATTTCAAAGTTGGCCTAATGATGTCGTTTCTTGGCGTAATTATTTATGGTCTGACAATTCGAGTTATGTCTATATCGCCAGAACCATCGGGGTGCAATTACATCTATTATACTGTAATCATTTTCTCTGCATTAACAATTGCTTTTTCACTTTTTTCTGCTGTAAATCTTTTACGGACAGTTTTTCCTAACACTAAAACTCATGATGGCGATAAGTCTTTAATTTTCTTTGGGGATGTTGCAACTTGTGAAAACGGTGCAGATGGATATTTTAAAAAAATAGAAGACGCCACGGCCGAAGATCTTGTCGAAGATCTTGCCAAACAGACATATATCGTAGCTGATATTATTAACGAAAAATTTAGAGTTTTGAAATTCGCGATTAAAATAACGATTTACGGTGTCGTACCACTATTCGCGGTATCATTGCTACTTCTTATATTAGAAGGATCTAAATAA
- a CDS encoding lysozyme inhibitor LprI family protein: MFGNIAKAAVFVVILWPLAALNAAADESRQLTPEAFVDKFNMRTVLSSYGQSLKYYCEQFPKQFFSKIHYASNTKLHLYNGTDYWWVEFHANNKITLGNQITDASYRSQSTHKLAYSESEDEWRAEEAWIERPTNCEPFVLEEQLTFGGSHYSFEEITTYVGNHDPGYVELGNGQEVTVDFDPIPWEEVDDWQVGKLVSLIYEPATQIRLKDLDSQTSVPVYFYSGDHPIDRLESACIDVAGDTISYAECYSQSRKAWDMELNSNYLMLLKMLDDEEKSKVRAAQRQWIKFRDAQIEAVSTIAQRPGTIWTIRAANLNSGLTKAQAMRLRSLIP; this comes from the coding sequence GTGTTTGGAAATATAGCGAAAGCAGCAGTGTTTGTGGTAATTCTATGGCCATTAGCCGCGTTGAACGCTGCCGCAGACGAGTCTCGCCAGCTTACACCTGAAGCGTTCGTAGATAAATTCAACATGCGCACGGTGCTAAGCTCTTATGGGCAGTCACTGAAATATTATTGTGAGCAATTCCCAAAGCAGTTTTTTTCGAAAATTCACTATGCTTCTAATACCAAGCTCCATCTTTACAACGGAACCGACTATTGGTGGGTTGAGTTTCATGCCAACAACAAGATCACGTTAGGGAACCAAATTACCGATGCATCTTATCGCTCTCAATCAACTCATAAGCTCGCGTACTCAGAGTCTGAGGATGAGTGGCGCGCAGAGGAAGCTTGGATCGAGCGACCTACAAACTGTGAGCCTTTTGTTCTCGAAGAACAACTGACGTTCGGCGGCAGTCATTACAGCTTTGAAGAAATTACAACATACGTCGGCAACCATGATCCGGGGTATGTAGAGCTTGGGAACGGACAGGAAGTCACTGTTGATTTTGACCCTATTCCTTGGGAAGAAGTCGATGATTGGCAGGTAGGAAAGCTGGTATCTTTGATCTATGAGCCCGCTACACAAATCCGCTTGAAAGATCTCGACTCTCAAACATCCGTACCCGTGTATTTCTATTCAGGTGATCATCCCATTGATAGACTTGAGAGCGCTTGCATTGATGTTGCCGGGGACACAATATCATATGCTGAATGCTACTCTCAGAGCAGAAAAGCTTGGGATATGGAGTTGAATAGCAATTACCTGATGTTGTTAAAAATGCTGGATGACGAGGAGAAATCGAAAGTCCGCGCTGCGCAACGACAATGGATTAAGTTCCGTGACGCTCAGATAGAGGCTGTTAGCACAATAGCTCAAAGACCAGGAACTATATGGACTATACGTGCCGCTAATTTAAATAGTGGTTTAACCAAGGCACAAGCTATGCGACTCCGCAGTTTAATTCCCTAA
- a CDS encoding nucleotide-binding domain-containing protein: MANFERMFEDLYDSVKNRSTTTVTNKSESLSIESSDSHPIKGSLNTLPSGPQEEFFLQKKIRPHFGKKGVNESAIGTHPDFIALEGTVNTLNHYACTLFVDIKGSTRLSLLYPLDFVFIFKNSVIQACVEVIRSFDGHVHRLMGDAVMAFFGGNHIEKEDAVADAINCSITLRAILEGSIKPWMEREGLDSKDFGFRVGCDFGDDHEILWGSYGYQNVGEVSATGLPVDMASKLQGLAGKNQTMLGQGLLDFVNWPEKYCKIKMRGKEGERENLPTVTPNITNSEGDPLNYNMRILSYDKSLEFSALPRNFRESISGNSVKDHTELDYRCFTVKNNEKIEYISASRFLEPHVSLIFEAGSRTNNRLSFPLKVVFKKVNHGAAVPEDERDIEQEGVVKYLKKQRVSQYNKSFAPLSKVELSESTLYRGLHTMKCDIYDSNGALIFRDWIGVMIK, translated from the coding sequence ATGGCAAATTTTGAACGAATGTTTGAGGACTTATACGATTCTGTTAAAAATCGATCCACAACAACAGTCACAAACAAGTCAGAGTCTCTTTCTATAGAATCTTCGGATTCCCATCCAATAAAAGGGTCGCTAAATACGCTACCATCTGGGCCTCAGGAGGAATTTTTTCTTCAAAAAAAGATACGTCCTCACTTTGGAAAAAAGGGCGTAAATGAATCAGCCATTGGAACACATCCAGACTTTATAGCTCTTGAAGGCACTGTTAATACGCTTAACCATTACGCTTGTACTTTATTTGTAGATATTAAAGGGTCTACTCGTCTTTCTCTTCTGTACCCACTAGATTTTGTTTTTATTTTTAAAAATTCCGTAATTCAAGCTTGTGTCGAAGTCATCCGTTCATTCGATGGTCATGTCCATAGACTAATGGGCGATGCTGTCATGGCTTTTTTTGGTGGAAATCACATTGAAAAGGAAGATGCAGTTGCTGATGCAATAAATTGCTCCATTACATTAAGAGCTATTTTAGAAGGAAGCATTAAGCCTTGGATGGAACGCGAAGGACTAGACTCTAAAGACTTTGGCTTTAGAGTTGGTTGTGATTTTGGTGATGATCATGAAATATTATGGGGAAGTTACGGCTATCAAAACGTTGGGGAAGTTTCCGCAACAGGTCTACCGGTGGACATGGCTTCGAAACTTCAAGGTTTAGCCGGAAAAAATCAAACAATGCTCGGGCAAGGTTTATTGGATTTTGTAAACTGGCCAGAGAAGTATTGTAAAATTAAAATGAGAGGAAAGGAAGGTGAAAGAGAAAACCTCCCAACTGTCACCCCTAATATCACTAATTCTGAGGGTGATCCATTAAATTATAATATGAGGATATTATCTTACGATAAGAGCTTGGAGTTTTCTGCATTGCCTAGAAATTTTCGAGAAAGCATTAGTGGTAATTCTGTAAAAGATCACACAGAATTGGACTACAGGTGTTTTACGGTAAAAAATAACGAGAAAATAGAATATATATCTGCTTCTAGATTCCTTGAGCCTCATGTTTCATTAATATTTGAAGCCGGGTCTAGAACAAATAATAGGTTGAGTTTTCCTCTTAAAGTAGTTTTCAAAAAAGTGAATCATGGAGCAGCAGTCCCTGAAGATGAAAGAGACATTGAACAAGAAGGAGTGGTTAAATACCTAAAAAAACAGAGAGTCAGTCAATACAATAAGTCTTTTGCTCCTTTATCTAAAGTTGAGCTATCCGAATCTACGCTTTATCGTGGCTTGCATACCATGAAATGTGATATTTATGACTCCAATGGAGCTTTGATATTTCGCGATTGGATAGGAGTTATGATCAAGTAA